The Coffea eugenioides isolate CCC68of chromosome 8, Ceug_1.0, whole genome shotgun sequence genome has a segment encoding these proteins:
- the LOC113780157 gene encoding uncharacterized protein LOC113780157 — MTLRSGKEVEGPAPVAPKDKNEDRIEKELEEEGTPGINKKVIRTPVVPVKPNPPPFPSRLERLKKHNKKKEILEMFRKVEINIPLLDAIKQVPRYAKFLKDLCINRKKLRGDERIIVGENVSAVLQRKLPPKCGELGMFTIPCKIGNTSIRNAMLDLGASINVMPKAIYASLNLGPLKETGIIIQLADRTNAYPDGVIEDVLVQVNNLVFPADFYILDMGNERSPNPSPILLGRPFLSTARTKIDVSEGTLTMEFDGEIVHFNIFEAMRYPCHSNAIFAMSVIDPLVQEVFEINSRDELETAITKHLDLEATCEMELDVSLQRMVGALQSLGQSSLRYDVAPILVPEPHLKLLPSIVQAPEVELKPLPEHLKYAYLGEKWTLPVIISSKLSPREEDKLLRVLREHKEAIGWTIADIKGISPSVCMHRIRLEEDARPIRQPQRRLNPIMMEVVKKEVINLLDVGIIFSISDSPWVSPVQVVPKKAGVTVEENHEGDLVPVRKPTGWRQCIDYRKLNAIAIAPEDQEKTTFTCPFGTFAYRMMPFGLCNAPATFQRCMISIFSEYVERIIEVFMDDFSVYGDSFDDCLDNLTLILKRCIETNPVLNWEK, encoded by the exons atgaccCTCAGGAGTGGGAAAGAGGTTGAAGGACCAGCACCAGTAGCTCCGAAGGACAAGAATGAGGACCGCATTGAGAAGGAGCTTGAGGAAGAAGGAACGCCCGGCATAAATAAAAAGGTAATACGTACCCCAGTGGTTCCAGTTAAGCCTAACCCACCaccttttcctagcaggttggaaAGGCTTAAAAAGCataacaagaaaaaggaaattctGGAGATGTTTAGAAAGGTGGAGATAAATATCCCCTTACTTGACGCAATTAAGCAAGTACCCCGGTATGCCAAATTCTTGAAGGACCTATGCATCAATAGGAAGAAATTGAGGGGAGATGAAAGGATAATTGTGGGAGAGAACGTATCCGCAGTGCTTCAAAGAAAACTTCCGCCCAAGTGTGGAGAGCTAGGTATGTTCACTATCCCTTGTAAAATCGGGAACACTAGCATTAGGAATGCCATGTTAGACCTAGGAGCCTCTATAAATGTGATGCCCAAGGCTATTTATGCTTCTCTAAATTTGGGTCCCTTAAAGGAAACTGGCAttataattcaattggctgataGGACTAATGCTTATCCCGATGGGGTGATAGAAGATGTGTTAGTGCAAGTGAACAATTTAGTGTTCCCCGCTGATTTTTATATTCTTGATATGGGTAATGAACGTTCTCCAAATCCATCACCAATTTTGTTGGGGAGGCCCTTCTTGAGCACGGCTcgtacaaaaattgatgttagtgAGGGCACCCTaacgatggaatttgatggagaaatagttcattttaatatatttgaggCCATGAGATATCCTTGTCATTCTAATGCTATTTTCGCTATGAGTGTAATCGACCCTTTGGTGCAAGAAGTGTTTGAAATTAATAGCAGGGATGAATTGGAGACAGCAATCACCAAACATTTGGATCTGGAAGCAACTTGTGAAATGGAGTTAGATGTCAGTTTGCAAAGAATGGTTGGAGCCTTGCAATCACTAGGCCAAAGTTCTCTAAGGTATGATGTCGCTCCTATATTGGTGCCTGAACCACACCTAAAGCTATTACCCTCTATCGTGCAGGCACCTGAAGTGGAGTTAAAACCTCTGCCCGAGCATCTAAAGTATGCCTATCTAGGTGAAAAATGGACGTTACCagtgataatctcatccaaattaTCACCCAGGGAGGAGGATAAGCTGCTACGGGTTCTAAGGGAGCATAAGGAAGCTATAGGTTGGACAATTGCGGACATAAAGGGTATAAGCCCGTCCGTGTGCATGCATCGAATTCGCCTGGAAGAGGATGCTAGGCCGATAAGACAACCACAAAGGAGATTGAACCCCATCATGATGGAAGTGGTCAAGAAAGAGGTAATCAACCTTCTGGACGTGGGAATCATTTTTTCTATCTCAGATAGCCCGTGGGTGAGTCCAGTCCAAGTGGTGCCAAAGAAAGCAGGGGTAACTGTGGAAGAAAATCATGAAGGGGACCTCGTTCCAGTTCGAAAGCCTACGGGTTGGCGCCAGTGCATCGATTACCGCAAATTGAACGCG ATAGCAATTGcaccagaggatcaagagaaaacAACTTTCACTTGCCCCTTTGGCACTTTTGCCTATCGaatgatgccatttggattgtgCAATGCCCCTGCAACATTTCAGAGGTGCATGATTAGCATTTTTTCTGAGTATGTGGAGAGAATAATTGAGGTATTCATGGATGACTTCAGTGTctatggtgatagttttgaCGATTGCTTAGATAACCTGACATTGATTTTAAAAAGATGCATTGAGACTAACCCAGTGCTCAATTGGGAAAAATGA